GGGCGCGTGGTGGCTGAACTGGCCGTGGACCTGCCCCATCCGAGAAACCGCAAGTCAAAGGAATTCTTGGAAATCGTGGACAAGGTCTTCGCCATCCTGGCCGGCCAGACCCTGCCCGAGGCCGACGAGCACGGCTCCGCCCCCGGCGCGCCCGGCAAGACCCGCCCGCTGCCGCACATCGTGCTCCCCGACCTCTTCGGCCTGGTGGAGCACATCGACTTAAGCCCCGGCAACACCGCCGACATCTACCGCCTGGCCGACGAGTTCCAAATGGAGGTCGATGACGTGCTGCCCCTGGTGGAGACTGCGGAAATCCTGGGCCTGGCCGTGGTCAGCAAGGGCGACATCGCCCTGACCACCCTGGGCGAGACCTTCGCCGAGGCCTCCATCGCCGCGCGCAAGGAGATCTTCGCCAGCCGCATCCGCAGGCTGCCGTTCTTCCAGTGGATGCTGGCGCTGCTGCGCAAGTCGGACAGGCAGCAGCTCAAGTGGGACGTGGTCCAGATGGCCCTGGAGCTGGAATTCCCGCCCCACGAGGCCGAAAAGCAGCTGGAGACCGCCGTCACCTGGGGCCGCTACGCCACGGTGCTGGCCTACGAGGACGACACCGGCATCCTCAGCCTGGAGCCCGAGGCCGCGCCCGGGAAGGCGGCGTAGGAATTGAGGTTCATGACGCTATCCCGTAAGGATGTGCGAGTTGAGAGAGCGGGAACCCATTATCGGAGGACTGCATGATCGACCTCGACAGCGCGCGCGACGCGGTGGCGGCGTTTGAGGAACTTCTGGACCGGACGGACGCCGAGGCGGCGCATGTCCGTGTTTCGCCGGACGCCTGGACCCTGGCGGAAATCACGGGCCACCTCATCGACTCGGCGGCCAACAACCATCAGCGATTCGCCCGGCTGCGGCTGGGCGACCTGGAAGGCTTTCCGGGCTACGAGGCGCAGCAATGGGTCGAGGCGCAGAACTACGACCGTTGCGACTTCCTGATCCTCGCCACCCTGTGGTCGAGCTACAACGCCTTTCTGCTGCACCTGGCCGAAAACACCCCGGAGCAGGCGCTTGGCAACGCCTGGATACGTCCGGACGGCCCGCAAACGCTGGAATTCCTCATTTCCGATTACTACGCGCACCTGCGCCTGCACAGCGACCACTACGCAGGAAGGCTGTCCGAGGTGGAGGCGGCGAGCGAGAACCGGTGAATCTGGCCCGCCGCATGCATGCGCACAGCCCGGACGTTGCATCACGTCGGGATTCTGCCTATGCATCGTCAAACCTGATCCGCCCAAGCGAGGCCGCACATGAAATCCTTCAGGCGCACCGCCTTCTTTTTCCTGATGCTTCTGCTTGTTGCGTTTCCGGCCGTGGCAGCCAAAAAGGCCGCCCGTCAGGAAGCCGCCGCCCCCCAGGACGCCAACGCCTCCAGCCTGGTTGACTTCTTCAAGGGCGAAGCCGCCACCACCCCCAAGTCCCTGGATTTCGTCATCCAGGGCGGCTACGCCGACATACGCACCGAAACCCCCGAATCCTCCGGCCGCTACTTCATGGCCGGCCAGTCCATCGTCGCCGTGGCCCAGGACATCTACCGCCTGGACATGACCTTCAAGAAAAAATACGAGCGCGACGTCATCGACCTGACACCGGAGTATTTCTTCACGCAGCAGCGTTCGTATTACTTCTGGTATAACGGCGGGAGCAAGATCGTCTTCAAAATCGGCGGCGGCAAGAAGGAAATCAAGATCGGCAAGAAGGAACTCACAGAAATCAAAGTGAAATCGTTGGAAACCTACAGCGTCGAAAAGACCAAGCTGCCCCTGGACATGTCCCTCCAGGACGGCGGCACGCGCATCTACCTGCAGCTCAGATTCATTTAGGGCGAGCGGACGCTCCCCGGCGGCGCCGCCGAGCAGGAGCCGTCCCGCCGCTCACGCACGCCATGCATCCAGCGCCTTGCTGCCGCCTTGTACCTTCGGTAGCCTCGGCGGCCAGTCCGATCCGCTTCACCCCCGGCACTGGGGACAGGTGCCGTCCAGGCGCACGCTGACGTGCTCCACCCCCGCGATGTCCGCCCCCACCGTCACGGCGTCGGGCTTAAGGCACAGAAGCCTGCGGCAGCGCAGGCAGTAGAAGTGGTGGTGGTCCGGATGTCCCGGCCCGGCCGCGCAGTAGCGCAGCGACCCGTCCCCGGCCTCGTGGCGGGTGATGATGCCGTGTTCGGTCAAGGCGTCCAGGGCGCGGTAGAGCGTGACCTTGTCCATGGGCTCCTCTTCCCGGAGCCTGGCCAGCAGCGCGGGCGCGGCCAGGGCTTCCGGCGCTCCCAGAACCGCCTCCAGCACCCGCACCCGCTGGGGCGTGGCCTTGAGGGCGCTTGCCTCAAGAAGCGCCCTGGGGTCGCAGTGCGAGCACATCAGGCGGCCCTCCTCTTGCCCAGCAGGTGGTCCAGGAAGAACCACAGCGTGGCCACGGCGATGATGCTGGCCCCGCTGGTCAGGTCGAAGGCGTAGGACAGGGCCAGCCCGGCCATGCAGAACGCCGCCGAATAGCCCGCCGACGAGAGCATCATCCCCCCCAGCGACCGGCAGCGCCGCTCGGCCAGATAGGGCGGGATGGTCAAAAGCGCGATCACCAGGATAAGCCCCACCACGCGGATGATCATGACCACCGAGGCCGCGATCATGGCCAGCATGGCGAAGTGCAGGAACTTGACCGGCACGCCGCGCAGCCCGGCGAATTCCGGGTCGAAGCTCATGGCCATGAAGCCCCGGTAGTAGAGGGTTGCGGCCGCCAGCAGCAGGGCGTCCAGGCCCGCCATGAGCAGCAGGTCGGAGGAGGGCACGGCCAGGATGGACCCGAACAAAAAGCTCATGAGGTCCACGTTGTAGCCGTGGGTCAGGTCCATGAGGATGATGCCGAAGGCCATGCCCGCGGCCCACAGGACGCCGACCACGGTGTCGGCGCGCTCCCTGCGTCCGAAGGTCACCGTGGCCATGATGGCCGACACGCCCAGGCTGAAGGCGATGGTCACGGGCAGCACGGGAAGGCCCAGGAAAAAGGCCAGCCCCACGCCGCCGTATGCCGCGTGGGAGATGCCGCCCGCCACGAACACCACCCGGTTCACCACCACCAGGCTGCCGATGACTCCGCAGGCGATGCTGGCCAGCAGTCCCGCCAGGATGGCGTGGCGCATGAAGTCGAAGGAGAGGATGTCCATCACGGCTTCACCTCGTGGCGCGGAAGAATCCTGTGGGGAATGCCGTGGGCGATGAGCTCCACCGGGCAGCCATGGGGGCCGCACTGGTACATCATGCCGAACATCTCGGGGGTAATCTCCGGGCGGGGATGGAAGTGCACGGTGCGGTTGACGCAGACCACGCTTGTGACATGGCGCGAGATCACCGAGATGTCGTGGCTCACGAGCACCACGGTGAGGCTCTTGGCCAGCTCGCCCAGAAGCTCCTGGAGCGAAGCCCTGCCTTCGGGATCGACGCTCGCGGTGGGCTCGTCCAGAAGGAGCAGCTCCGGGCCGCAGGCCAGGGCGCGGGCGATGAACACCCGCTGGCGCTGTCCGCCCGAGAGGTCGCCCAGGGCCTTGTCCGCCAGATGCGCCGCGCCCACGCGCGCAAGGCATTCCAGGGCCTTGTCCCGGTCGGCCTTGGGCCACCAGGGCCAGTAGGAGCGCTGCGTGAGCCTGCCCATGAGCACGGTCTGCAGCACGCTTATGGGAAAGGCCCGGCCGCTGGCCGTGAACTGCGGCATGTAGCCCACCCGGCCCGAGGCCCGGGACGGCTCCCCGCCCAGCACCCTGACCGTGCCGGAGGACGGCTGGATGAGCCCCAGCAGCAGCTTGAGAAGGGTGGTCTTGCCGCCCCCGTTGGGGCCGAGCACGGCCAGGTATTCGCCCTTGGGCACGTGAAGGCTCACGTCCTGGAGGGCGGGGGAGACGTCGTAGCCGTAGCTGACGCCCGAGAGTTCGATGGCGGATTCGTTCATGGGTCCTCGTGGCCGGTCGGGTTCGCGCCCGGGTCTACTTCCTTAGCGCATCCGCCAGGGAGTTGGCTACCGCTAGCAGATTGGCGGACCAGTCCGGGGCCAGATCGTCGGCTTCCACCAGCTTGGCTCCGATGGCCTCGGCCACGGTCTGGGCGGACTTGCGCGAAAACTGCGGCTGCACGAACACCACCCTGGCCTTGGACGCCTTGGCGTGCTCCACCAGTTCCTTGAGCTTGCGCGGACCGGGTTCCTTCCCGCCGGACTCGATGGCCTGCTCCTTGAGGCCGTAGTCGCGGGCGAAATAGGCCCAGGCCGGATGGAACACGATGAATTCGCTCCCGGCGGGGACGCCCTCCAGGATCTTGCGGATCCGGGCGTCGAGCGCGTCGATCTCGGCCTGGAGCGCGGCCAGGTTGGCGGCGTAGGCGCCCGCGTTGGCCGGGTCGGCCTGGGTCAGCGCCCGGGCGATATTCACGGCCTGCACCTTGGCCAGGGACGGAGAGGTCCAGGTGTGCACGTCCATCTCCTTCTCGGAGTGCTCGTGCGGTTTGCCGTCGTGGTCCTCGTGGTGTTCGTCCATGGGCATGAGTTCGATGCCCGCCAGGGTGTCGGCCACCGTGAGGCCGGAGTTGGTCTTGGCCAGCTTGGGCAGCCAGGTCTGCTCGAACTCCACGCCCTGGGCCAGGTAGAGCCGGGCCTTGGCCGCCTGGACCATCTGGCTGGGCTTGGGCTCGAAGGAGTGGGCGTCGGCTCCGGGCTGGACCATGACGCTCACCTCGGCCAGGGGGCCGGCGAGTCTCTCCACGAGATATTTCTGGGGCGCCACGCTCACCATCACCGGCAGCGGAGCGGCCAGGGCCGGGGCGGCCCCGAGCGCCAGGGCCAGCGCCAGCAGCAGGGCTGCGAGCGCGGAAGATCCCGCGTGTGTGCGTTTCATGCCATCCTCCGGGGAATGTGTCTGGGCGTGAGATGCAACTTGGTTGCATTGATGTCAACGGAAAAGGGTGTTGACGGGTGGCCAGTAACACGATTACATGTTTCGTGTGTGAGTGGTGGGCGCATCCTCCCCTGCCTCAGGACAGGGTAGGGAAGGCAACCCGCGCCTTACTGCTGGCGTGCTTGGCGTGAGCCTGACATTAAACCTCTTCGTGGGCGCTCAGCTCTCGGGGCGAAAGATCCGCAGGCGTTAAGCGATGCATATTTCCGAAGGAGTGCTCTCCGCCCCGGTGCTTGCCGGGGGCGCGGTGTTGGCCGCGGCCGGAGTGGCCGTGGGCATCAGGAAGCTGGACGGCGAAGCCCTGGTGCGCACGGGCATCCTGTCCTCCGCCTTCTTCGCCGCGAGCCTGATCCATCTGCCCATCGGGCCCACAAGCATCCACCTGATCCTTTCCGGCCTCATGGGGGCCATGCTCGGCTGGGCCGCGTTCCCGGCCATCTTCGTGGGGCTTCTCCTGCAGGCGCTGCTCTTCCAGTTTGGCGGGCTCACCGTGCTTGGCGTCAACGCAGTGGTCATGGGGCTGCCCGCCGTGGTCTGCGGGCTGGCCGTGCGCCCGTTTCTCAAGAAGTCCGGGGTGGTGTTCACCGCCGCGTCCTTCGCCTGCGGGGCGCTGGCCATCCTGGGCAGCCTGGTCCTGCTCTATCTCTCCCTGGTGCTCTCGGGCGACGCCCTGTCCGTGTTCGCGAACCTGTTCTTCTGGGCGCATCTGGCCCTCATGGGCATCGAGGGGGCCATCACCATGGTCATACTGGGATTCCTCAAGCGCATGCGCCCGGAGCTTTTGTGAGCGGCCTCGACGCCCGTTCCCGCCTCCTCTGCGCGCTGTGCGTCTCGGTGGCGGTGGCCGTGTGCCACGGCTGGCCTGCGGCGTATCTGGGCCTCGCTTGCGGGATCGCGGCGTTGGCGCTCGGCGACCGGCAGTGGGGCCGCCTAGTCAGGCGCCTGGCCCTGGTGAACGTCTTCTTCGCGGGCATCCTGGTCACGGTCCCCCTGGCCGTGCCCGGCGACGCCCTCGTCATGCTGGGTCGCGTGCCCTTCACCCGCCAGGGGCTCCTGCTGGCCCTGCACATGGCCGCCAAGGGCAACGCCATCTTCCTGGTGTTCTGGGGCCTGGTGCGCCCGCTCTCGCCTCCCCGGCTCGGTTCGGCGCTCTCGGCGCTGGGCGTGCCGGACAAGCTCTGCCTGATCCTCTCGCTCACCTACCGCTACCTGGACCTCATGCGCCACGAGTGGGACCGCCTGGTCACCTCGGCCAGGCTGCGCGGCTTCACCCCTGGCACCAGCCGCCGGGCCTGGCGCACCTACGGGCTCATGCTGGCGCTTCTGTTCATGCGCGCCCTGGACCGCTCCACGGCCATCCATCAGGCCATGGTCTGCCGGGGCTTCGATGGACGCTTCCGGAGCCTGGGCGGGCTCCGCTGGAACGGAGCGGACACCGCCCTCGCCGTGGCCGGCCTACTGGCCGTGGCCGGGATAACCGTGTTGGAGGTTGCGTGAGTCTGTTGGAGATCGAGAATCTGTGTTGCGGCTACAACGGCCGTGAGGTGCTCCAGGGCCTGAGCCTCTCGATGGTTCCCGGTGCGCGCGTGGGGCTGGCCGGGCACACCGGCAGCGGCAAGACCACGCTCCTCAAGACCGTCATGGGCCTTCTGCGCCCCAAGTCCGGCAGCGTGCGCGTGGAAGGGTGCGAGTGCCGCCAGGAGCGCGACTTCGCCCAGGCCCGCCGGGTGCTCGGATACCTGTTCCAGAACCCAGACGACCAACTCTTCTGCCCGACCGTCCTCGAGGACGTGGCCTTCGGGCCCCTCAATCTGGGCGTCGCCCCGGACGAAGCCAGGGACAGAGCCGGGCAGTGCCTCGCGGCCGTGGGGCTGGCCGGGTTCGAGGACCGGCTCACCCATTGCCTGTCCGGCGGCGAGAAGCGCTTGGCCTCCCTGGCCGGGGTGCTGGCCATGCGCCCCAAGGCTCTTCTTTTGGACGAGCCCACCACCGGCCTGGACCCCGCGAGCAAGGCCCGCGTGGCCGAGGTGCTCTGCGGGCTTGATCTGGCGCTGCTGATCGTGTCCCACGAATGGGATTTCCTGACGCAGGTGACGGCTCGGTATTACGTTCTGTCGCACGGGCACCTGCACGAAGCCGCCGAGGCCCCCCACGTGCACCGCCACGTGCACGCCCTGGGCGAAGTGCCGCACAGCCACGAATAAGAAAAAGGCGGGAAGAGGAAGAGGCCTCCGGCGGCCAAAGGAACTTCGTTCCTTTGGAATCCTTTACCGCTTCGCGGGAGTCGGGAACGGTTCTGAAAATGAAAACGGGGAGCATGCCAGGCATGCTCCCCGTTCTTGTTTGAGGCAGAGAGCGGGCTACTTGTAGGCCGCGCCCTGGGCCGCGGACTTCACCGACCGGGCGTAGCGACGAAGCAGTCCGGAGGGCAGGGGCTTTTCCACAGGCTTGAAGGCCGCGCGGCGGGCGGCGAACTCCTCCTCGGAGATGGCCAGGTCAAGCTTGCGCGCGGGAATGTCGATCACGATGGTGTCGCCGTCGCGCACCAGCCCGATGGGCCCGCCCTCGGCCGCCTCGGGGGAGACGTGCCCGATGGCCGGGCCGCGCGTGCCGCCCGAGAAGCGCCCGTCCGTGATCAAGGCCACGTCCGAGCCCAGGCCCATGCCCATGATGGCCGCCGTGGGCGAGAGCATCTCGCGCATGCCCGGGCCGCCCTGGGGGCCTTCGTAGCGGATGATGATGGCCTGTCCCTTGACGATCTCGCCGGCCAGGATGGCCGCGTAGGCGTCCTCTTCGGAGTCGAAGCACCGGGCCGTGAGGCTGCGCTGCATCATCTCCGGGGCCACGGCCGACTGCTTCACCACCGCGCCGTCCGGGGCGAGAGATCCCTTGAGCACGGCGATGCCGCCCTGCTGCGAATAGGGGGTGTCCACGCGGATGACGTCCGGGTCCGCGATGCGGGGCTTAAGCTCGGCCAGGTTCTCGCCCACGGTCTTGCCGGTGACGGTCAGCGCCGAGGTGTCGATGAGGCCCTTTGAGGCCAGGGCGTTCATCACCGCCGGGATGCCGCCGGCGCGGTGCAGGTCCTCGATGTGATGGTGGCCCGCAGGGGAGAGCTTGCACAGGTTGGGGGTCTTGGCGCTCACCTGGTCGAAGATGTCCAGGGTGAGGTCCAGCCCGGCCTCGGCGAAGATGGCCGGCAGGTGCAGCACCGTGTTGGTGGAGCAGCCCAGGGCCATGTCCATGGTCACGGCGTTGGCCACCGAGGCCTTGGTGACGATGTCGCGGGGCTTGATGTCCTTTTTCAGCAGGTCCATCACCAGCATGCCCGCGCGCTTGGCCAGGCGCACGCGGTCGGCGGTCACGGCGGGGACGGTGCCGTTTCCGGGCAGGGCCAGGCCGATGGACTCGGAGAGGCAGTTCATGGAGTTGGCCGTGAACATGCCCGAGCACGAGCCGCAGCCCGGGCAGGCCTTGCACTCCAGGTCAGCGAGCTCGGATTCGTCCATCTGGCCCTGCTTGACCTTGCCCACGGCCTCGAACACGCTGATGAGGTCCACAGGGCCCCCGGCCGAGGCCCCGGCCAGCATGGGGCCGCCGGAAATGAGGATCGAGGGGATGTTCAGCCGGAGCATGGCCATGAGCATGGCCGGCACGGTCTTGTCGCAGTTGGGGATCAACACCAGCGCGTCGAAGGGGTGCGCCGTGGCCATGATCTCGATGGAGTCGGCGATGATCTCGCGGCTGGGCAGCGAAAAGCGCATGCCCGCGTGGTTCATAGCCAGGCCGTCGCACACGCCGATGACCGGGAACTCCATGGGGGTTCCTCCGGCCATGCGCACGCCTGCCTTGGCGGCGGTGGCGATGGTGTCCAGGTGGATATGTCCGGGAACGACCTCGTTGGCGGAGTTGACGATGCCCACCAGGGGGCGGTCGATCTCCTCGCGGGTGAGCCCGAGTGCGTGAAGAAGGGAACGGTGGGGGGCCTTCTCGACCCCGCCGGTCATGAGCTTGCTGCGCATAGGAATTCCTTGGGGTGGGATGGGTTCGGGATAGCCCCAAAGGGATTCGATGTCATCCGTGAATTCGGCTGGTCGCTTCGGCCGTGTGGCCCTGTTGTGCTTTTTCACGAA
The DNA window shown above is from Fundidesulfovibrio terrae and carries:
- a CDS encoding nitrate/sulfonate/bicarbonate ABC transporter ATP-binding protein; its protein translation is MREVLQHLKKVSQIYGIGDRQFTAISDVELDIGEGEFVSLLGPSGCGKSTLLRIITGLQKPTSGEVLYRGEALNGVNPRSSIIFQSFALYPWLTVQENVEVALKARGVTPKQRARRALDMLHRVGLEGFETAYPRELSGGMRQKVGFARALSIEPELLCLDEPFSALDPLSAEALRGELLELWTTGAIPTKSLLMVSHNIEEAVFMSDRIVLMEKEPGRVVAELAVDLPHPRNRKSKEFLEIVDKVFAILAGQTLPEADEHGSAPGAPGKTRPLPHIVLPDLFGLVEHIDLSPGNTADIYRLADEFQMEVDDVLPLVETAEILGLAVVSKGDIALTTLGETFAEASIAARKEIFASRIRRLPFFQWMLALLRKSDRQQLKWDVVQMALELEFPPHEAEKQLETAVTWGRYATVLAYEDDTGILSLEPEAAPGKAA
- a CDS encoding DinB family protein — encoded protein: MIDLDSARDAVAAFEELLDRTDAEAAHVRVSPDAWTLAEITGHLIDSAANNHQRFARLRLGDLEGFPGYEAQQWVEAQNYDRCDFLILATLWSSYNAFLLHLAENTPEQALGNAWIRPDGPQTLEFLISDYYAHLRLHSDHYAGRLSEVEAASENR
- a CDS encoding Fur family transcriptional regulator, producing MCSHCDPRALLEASALKATPQRVRVLEAVLGAPEALAAPALLARLREEEPMDKVTLYRALDALTEHGIITRHEAGDGSLRYCAAGPGHPDHHHFYCLRCRRLLCLKPDAVTVGADIAGVEHVSVRLDGTCPQCRG
- a CDS encoding metal ABC transporter permease, with amino-acid sequence MMDILSFDFMRHAILAGLLASIACGVIGSLVVVNRVVFVAGGISHAAYGGVGLAFFLGLPVLPVTIAFSLGVSAIMATVTFGRRERADTVVGVLWAAGMAFGIILMDLTHGYNVDLMSFLFGSILAVPSSDLLLMAGLDALLLAAATLYYRGFMAMSFDPEFAGLRGVPVKFLHFAMLAMIAASVVMIIRVVGLILVIALLTIPPYLAERRCRSLGGMMLSSAGYSAAFCMAGLALSYAFDLTSGASIIAVATLWFFLDHLLGKRRAA
- a CDS encoding metal ABC transporter ATP-binding protein; this encodes MNESAIELSGVSYGYDVSPALQDVSLHVPKGEYLAVLGPNGGGKTTLLKLLLGLIQPSSGTVRVLGGEPSRASGRVGYMPQFTASGRAFPISVLQTVLMGRLTQRSYWPWWPKADRDKALECLARVGAAHLADKALGDLSGGQRQRVFIARALACGPELLLLDEPTASVDPEGRASLQELLGELAKSLTVVLVSHDISVISRHVTSVVCVNRTVHFHPRPEITPEMFGMMYQCGPHGCPVELIAHGIPHRILPRHEVKP
- a CDS encoding metal ABC transporter solute-binding protein, Zn/Mn family — encoded protein: MKRTHAGSSALAALLLALALALGAAPALAAPLPVMVSVAPQKYLVERLAGPLAEVSVMVQPGADAHSFEPKPSQMVQAAKARLYLAQGVEFEQTWLPKLAKTNSGLTVADTLAGIELMPMDEHHEDHDGKPHEHSEKEMDVHTWTSPSLAKVQAVNIARALTQADPANAGAYAANLAALQAEIDALDARIRKILEGVPAGSEFIVFHPAWAYFARDYGLKEQAIESGGKEPGPRKLKELVEHAKASKARVVFVQPQFSRKSAQTVAEAIGAKLVEADDLAPDWSANLLAVANSLADALRK
- the cbiM gene encoding cobalt transporter CbiM; this translates as MHISEGVLSAPVLAGGAVLAAAGVAVGIRKLDGEALVRTGILSSAFFAASLIHLPIGPTSIHLILSGLMGAMLGWAAFPAIFVGLLLQALLFQFGGLTVLGVNAVVMGLPAVVCGLAVRPFLKKSGVVFTAASFACGALAILGSLVLLYLSLVLSGDALSVFANLFFWAHLALMGIEGAITMVILGFLKRMRPELL
- the cbiQ gene encoding cobalt ECF transporter T component CbiQ: MSGLDARSRLLCALCVSVAVAVCHGWPAAYLGLACGIAALALGDRQWGRLVRRLALVNVFFAGILVTVPLAVPGDALVMLGRVPFTRQGLLLALHMAAKGNAIFLVFWGLVRPLSPPRLGSALSALGVPDKLCLILSLTYRYLDLMRHEWDRLVTSARLRGFTPGTSRRAWRTYGLMLALLFMRALDRSTAIHQAMVCRGFDGRFRSLGGLRWNGADTALAVAGLLAVAGITVLEVA
- a CDS encoding energy-coupling factor ABC transporter ATP-binding protein; translation: MSLLEIENLCCGYNGREVLQGLSLSMVPGARVGLAGHTGSGKTTLLKTVMGLLRPKSGSVRVEGCECRQERDFAQARRVLGYLFQNPDDQLFCPTVLEDVAFGPLNLGVAPDEARDRAGQCLAAVGLAGFEDRLTHCLSGGEKRLASLAGVLAMRPKALLLDEPTTGLDPASKARVAEVLCGLDLALLIVSHEWDFLTQVTARYYVLSHGHLHEAAEAPHVHRHVHALGEVPHSHE
- the ilvD gene encoding dihydroxy-acid dehydratase, producing the protein MRSKLMTGGVEKAPHRSLLHALGLTREEIDRPLVGIVNSANEVVPGHIHLDTIATAAKAGVRMAGGTPMEFPVIGVCDGLAMNHAGMRFSLPSREIIADSIEIMATAHPFDALVLIPNCDKTVPAMLMAMLRLNIPSILISGGPMLAGASAGGPVDLISVFEAVGKVKQGQMDESELADLECKACPGCGSCSGMFTANSMNCLSESIGLALPGNGTVPAVTADRVRLAKRAGMLVMDLLKKDIKPRDIVTKASVANAVTMDMALGCSTNTVLHLPAIFAEAGLDLTLDIFDQVSAKTPNLCKLSPAGHHHIEDLHRAGGIPAVMNALASKGLIDTSALTVTGKTVGENLAELKPRIADPDVIRVDTPYSQQGGIAVLKGSLAPDGAVVKQSAVAPEMMQRSLTARCFDSEEDAYAAILAGEIVKGQAIIIRYEGPQGGPGMREMLSPTAAIMGMGLGSDVALITDGRFSGGTRGPAIGHVSPEAAEGGPIGLVRDGDTIVIDIPARKLDLAISEEEFAARRAAFKPVEKPLPSGLLRRYARSVKSAAQGAAYK